A genomic segment from Syntrophotalea acetylenivorans encodes:
- a CDS encoding DUF448 domain-containing protein, with protein sequence MPQRSCIACRKVLDQSILVRYVLSPQGEVLVDYGQKLPGRGGYTCCDITCLETAVKRSQFKRIFTGLSVAPTCQGLKEDLVRQVRQRIANLVGMARKSGVVVSGSRLVMTELGRDSGLSLVLLSEDLSATIASKVKSIAESRGVPCYVIFDKGYLGQLMGKGERSVVALSSSPLAETINDEILRYKQIAGEA encoded by the coding sequence GTGCCTCAACGCAGCTGTATTGCTTGTCGTAAGGTTCTTGACCAGTCAATTTTGGTGCGGTATGTTCTCTCCCCGCAGGGGGAGGTCTTGGTTGATTACGGACAAAAATTACCCGGCCGGGGCGGATATACCTGCTGCGACATCACTTGCCTGGAAACAGCGGTTAAGCGCAGCCAGTTTAAACGTATTTTTACCGGGCTGTCTGTTGCCCCTACTTGCCAGGGCCTGAAAGAGGATTTAGTCAGGCAAGTCAGGCAGCGCATTGCAAATCTGGTGGGGATGGCCCGAAAGTCGGGAGTGGTCGTGTCCGGCAGCCGTTTGGTTATGACCGAACTGGGACGTGATTCAGGACTGTCTTTAGTTCTGCTGAGTGAAGACTTGTCCGCAACTATTGCCAGTAAGGTGAAATCAATAGCAGAAAGTCGTGGGGTCCCTTGCTATGTCATTTTTGACAAAGGCTATTTGGGACAGTTGATGGGCAAGGGGGAGCGAAGCGTTGTGGCGCTAAGTTCTAGCCCGCTTGCGGAGACAATAAATGATGAAATTTTAAGATACAAGCAGATTGCGGGAGAGGCCTGA
- the nusA gene encoding transcription termination factor NusA, with amino-acid sequence MLENLNHIIDQVVKDKGIDRAVLVEALESAVLSAANKKFRNTRDLEAHFNDELGEVEIFEFVTVVDEVLDSYKEIDLDEAREIDPDVQAGDSLGMKMDAGSFSRIAAQTAKQVIIQKVREAEREKVFNEFKDRVGELVNGIVRRYERGDLIVDLGMSEGLLPHREQVPRENYRQGDRVRVYISEVKMATKGPQIILSRSHPNLVAALFHFEVPEISEGIVEIKAVAREAGSRTKIAVSSYDSDVDPVGACVGMRGSRVQNVVSELRGEKIDIIPWTMDVGRFACSALSPAEVTRIYVDNEMQSLEVIVPDDQLSLAIGKKGQNVRLAAKLTGWNIDIKSETRAAEAAMEEFAGETSGKGEGQGEADTAEEVSIETGDAATVETAKPLESEPEGETPAEDTLQEDDSASNDETVVDEERSQD; translated from the coding sequence ATGCTTGAAAATCTCAATCACATTATTGATCAGGTCGTTAAGGATAAAGGGATCGATCGAGCCGTTTTGGTCGAAGCGCTTGAGTCCGCGGTCTTGTCTGCAGCTAATAAAAAATTTCGTAATACCCGTGATCTCGAAGCTCATTTCAACGATGAATTGGGTGAAGTGGAGATTTTTGAGTTTGTCACTGTGGTCGATGAAGTGCTTGACTCTTATAAAGAGATTGACCTCGATGAAGCAAGAGAGATTGATCCGGATGTTCAGGCCGGTGATTCCCTCGGCATGAAGATGGACGCCGGCAGCTTCAGTCGAATTGCCGCTCAGACTGCTAAGCAGGTCATTATTCAAAAGGTGCGGGAAGCAGAACGAGAGAAAGTCTTTAACGAGTTCAAGGATCGGGTTGGTGAACTGGTCAATGGTATCGTCCGTCGCTATGAACGAGGCGACCTCATTGTGGACCTAGGCATGTCTGAAGGGCTTCTTCCGCACCGTGAACAGGTGCCTCGGGAAAATTACCGTCAGGGCGACCGGGTTCGCGTATATATCTCAGAAGTTAAGATGGCGACCAAGGGACCGCAAATCATTTTGTCGCGCAGTCATCCCAACCTGGTAGCCGCGCTGTTTCACTTTGAAGTACCGGAGATTTCCGAGGGGATTGTCGAGATCAAGGCTGTTGCACGCGAAGCCGGCAGTCGCACCAAAATTGCTGTCTCGTCCTACGACTCCGACGTAGATCCTGTTGGGGCTTGTGTCGGTATGCGTGGATCGCGCGTACAAAATGTCGTTTCGGAACTGCGTGGCGAAAAGATCGATATTATCCCCTGGACCATGGATGTGGGACGATTTGCCTGTTCGGCGCTTTCACCTGCGGAGGTAACTCGTATCTACGTCGACAATGAAATGCAGTCCCTCGAAGTCATTGTGCCGGACGATCAGCTTTCCTTGGCAATTGGGAAAAAAGGACAGAATGTTCGGCTTGCTGCCAAGTTGACCGGCTGGAATATCGATATCAAGAGCGAAACCCGGGCCGCAGAAGCCGCCATGGAAGAATTCGCTGGGGAAACCTCTGGAAAGGGTGAAGGACAAGGTGAGGCTGATACAGCTGAAGAGGTCTCGATAGAGACCGGAGATGCTGCAACGGTCGAAACCGCCAAGCCTTTGGAGTCTGAGCCTGAAGGCGAGACTCCTGCAGAAGATACTCTGCAAGAGGATGATTCAGCTTCCAATGATGAAACCGTCGTTGACGAGGAGCGGAGTCAGGATTGA
- a CDS encoding ribosome maturation factor: MSGKAIIDRITELVEPVLDEKGFELVLLEYRREGRDMVLRLYVDKEGGITLDNCAEISREVSVLLEVEDPITCAYRLEVSSPGIDRPLTKAADYERFRTRLAKIKMSVKCDPDQRGHQRKTFVGKLLGLRDGMVLLEQTDKKGGLVELPLSDIEHANLEIDL, translated from the coding sequence ATGTCAGGAAAGGCCATCATCGATAGAATAACGGAGCTTGTTGAGCCGGTTCTTGATGAAAAAGGGTTTGAGCTGGTCTTGCTCGAATATCGGCGGGAAGGGCGCGACATGGTTTTGAGGCTCTATGTTGACAAGGAGGGGGGAATCACTCTGGACAACTGTGCCGAAATCAGTCGTGAAGTCAGTGTTTTGCTCGAGGTGGAAGATCCGATAACTTGCGCCTACCGTCTTGAGGTCTCCTCTCCGGGCATAGACCGCCCTTTGACAAAGGCTGCCGATTACGAACGCTTTCGCACGCGCTTGGCCAAGATTAAGATGTCCGTCAAGTGCGATCCCGATCAGAGAGGGCATCAACGTAAAACCTTTGTCGGCAAGCTGCTTGGTTTGCGCGATGGAATGGTTTTGCTGGAGCAGACGGACAAGAAGGGCGGTCTCGTTGAGTTGCCTTTGAGCGATATTGAGCACGCGAACTTAGAAATAGACTTATAG
- a CDS encoding class I SAM-dependent RNA methyltransferase, with protein MSQVITNLKIESLAYGGNGLGYHDGKVIFVPQTSPGDRVNCRVVKSKKRFAEARLEKVLEPSVERCPSACPVFGLCGGCQWQHMPYATQIHWKERIFSDLLQRQAVIDKRSIRSLVAAPEPWHYRSRAQLKLQIKGQQLAMGFFRRGSHAVIDHQQCPILDPRLNQAATVFRRLLSGVHHSRHMPQLDLGIGDDDQVRAVLHYLGTESGSVTEFLRTRIAGAGIALYLQGGRQAKPQSICGDEDLFIQVGEPPLRLAYGPGGFAQVNLEQNRALVQTVTAAVQECGAMRVLDLYCGMGNLSLPVARQVDQVVGVEDFAPAIAKARANARRNDIHNASFHHLSAGGAIGQLAKDSGFDLVMLDPPRSGAFEVVEDLLSLQPRHILYVSCEPPTLVRDLQPLLRGGYSVEWSRAFDFFPQTHHIESVTLLHRK; from the coding sequence ATGAGCCAGGTTATTACGAATCTGAAGATAGAATCGTTGGCCTACGGAGGAAACGGTCTGGGATATCACGACGGCAAAGTGATTTTCGTGCCGCAGACGTCTCCCGGAGACCGGGTAAACTGTCGCGTGGTGAAGTCGAAAAAACGTTTTGCTGAAGCGCGTCTTGAGAAGGTCCTGGAACCCTCTGTCGAGCGCTGTCCTTCAGCCTGTCCGGTATTCGGTCTGTGCGGAGGTTGTCAGTGGCAACATATGCCTTATGCGACCCAGATCCACTGGAAGGAACGGATTTTTTCTGACCTTCTTCAACGTCAGGCCGTGATCGACAAAAGAAGTATTCGATCCTTGGTGGCCGCTCCCGAGCCTTGGCACTATCGCAGTCGGGCTCAACTGAAGTTGCAGATCAAGGGCCAACAACTGGCCATGGGGTTTTTTCGTCGGGGCAGCCATGCCGTGATAGACCACCAGCAGTGTCCGATTCTCGACCCGCGCCTTAATCAGGCTGCCACCGTGTTTCGCAGGCTGTTGAGCGGAGTTCATCACAGCCGGCATATGCCCCAATTGGACCTGGGAATAGGTGATGATGATCAGGTGCGGGCTGTGTTGCACTATCTAGGCACCGAATCAGGCTCTGTAACTGAGTTTCTACGGACTCGCATCGCTGGCGCGGGTATTGCTCTGTATTTGCAGGGCGGTCGTCAGGCGAAACCGCAATCGATTTGCGGAGATGAGGATCTCTTTATTCAGGTCGGCGAACCGCCCTTGAGGTTGGCCTATGGTCCCGGGGGCTTTGCTCAAGTTAATCTTGAGCAGAATCGAGCCTTGGTACAAACCGTCACTGCTGCCGTTCAGGAATGCGGCGCGATGAGGGTGCTCGATCTCTATTGCGGCATGGGCAATCTGTCTCTGCCGGTTGCACGCCAAGTCGACCAAGTTGTCGGGGTCGAAGACTTTGCTCCCGCTATTGCCAAGGCCCGTGCAAACGCAAGGCGTAATGATATCCATAATGCATCGTTTCACCATCTTTCCGCTGGCGGTGCCATAGGGCAATTGGCCAAGGATTCGGGGTTTGATCTCGTCATGCTTGATCCGCCCCGAAGCGGTGCCTTTGAGGTGGTTGAGGATTTACTTTCCTTGCAGCCTCGGCATATTCTTTATGTTTCCTGCGAACCGCCGACTCTGGTCCGGGATCTGCAACCCTTGTTGCGGGGTGGATATAGTGTGGAGTGGAGCAGGGCGTTCGATTTCTTCCCTCAGACTCACCATATTGAAAGTGTAACCTTGTTGCACAGAAAATGA
- a CDS encoding RNA methyltransferase, whose product MNIDNISVVLVEPQGPLNIGSVCRAMMNFGFSDLRLVNPRADHLCDEARRMAVKAGGLLEGGRMFSSLGEALQDCHLALATTRRFGKYREDFLHPDQAASYLLPWSEKGRVALVFGREDKGLTTDELDLCQRLITIPTSDQLPSMNLAQSVVLCLYEISKARAASELKSGGRKKLATNKVLESMYRHMRSTLCDIGFLDEQNPDHILRSLRRIFGRAGLNDREVRILRGLWSRLDWLERERIKGATKQK is encoded by the coding sequence ATGAATATTGATAACATTAGTGTTGTATTGGTTGAGCCGCAAGGTCCCCTGAATATTGGATCAGTATGTCGTGCCATGATGAATTTTGGTTTCAGTGATCTGAGATTGGTTAATCCCAGGGCCGATCATTTATGTGACGAAGCGCGGAGAATGGCCGTAAAGGCTGGTGGCTTGCTTGAAGGGGGCCGTATGTTTTCCAGTTTGGGTGAAGCTTTGCAAGATTGCCATCTTGCACTCGCAACAACGCGGCGTTTTGGAAAGTATCGCGAAGATTTTCTTCATCCCGATCAGGCAGCCAGCTATCTCTTGCCCTGGTCCGAGAAGGGAAGGGTGGCTCTTGTGTTCGGCCGGGAAGACAAGGGCCTTACCACGGACGAGCTGGATCTTTGCCAAAGGTTGATCACTATTCCGACCAGCGACCAATTGCCATCTATGAACCTGGCCCAATCGGTTGTTTTATGTCTTTACGAAATTAGCAAAGCCCGGGCCGCATCGGAATTGAAATCGGGAGGCCGCAAAAAACTTGCTACGAACAAGGTTCTTGAGAGCATGTACCGACACATGCGAAGCACTCTATGTGATATTGGGTTTTTGGATGAGCAAAACCCGGATCATATTTTGCGCAGCTTAAGGCGGATCTTTGGTCGTGCCGGACTTAATGATCGTGAAGTTCGTATTTTAAGAGGCCTGTGGAGTCGTCTTGATTGGCTGGAGCGAGAGCGGATCAAGGGGGCGACTAAACAAAAATGA
- a CDS encoding RsmE family RNA methyltransferase has protein sequence MPWPCVNQGGPGSQICLVANPILEKELALPSESVRALTFWQARNGQIVTLVAPGERYFRGRLTEVSDSSAKVVPFVELPFPVESPLSITVFQALPEKERFELILQKLTEIGVHRIVPFQSTRSTTLSEREMAQKKAHRWPSILLKASLQCRRAMIPELAPVVDWTHVLEEISASQEALLFYERQEGQGVGSILRQRQLNSLALIIGPEGGFCNNEVLLAQKKGARVASLGPRIFRTETAAIVAATVCQMVSGDLDTDVKTNNYTG, from the coding sequence TTGCCGTGGCCATGCGTTAACCAGGGTGGCCCAGGCAGTCAGATCTGCCTTGTTGCTAACCCGATACTTGAAAAAGAATTGGCCCTGCCGTCGGAATCGGTCAGGGCCTTGACTTTTTGGCAGGCACGAAACGGCCAAATTGTTACTTTGGTTGCTCCCGGCGAACGCTATTTTCGAGGCCGCTTGACGGAGGTGTCTGATTCTTCCGCAAAGGTGGTGCCTTTTGTCGAACTGCCTTTTCCGGTTGAAAGTCCTCTGTCGATTACAGTCTTTCAGGCCCTGCCGGAAAAGGAGCGGTTTGAGCTCATTTTGCAAAAGCTCACGGAAATCGGCGTGCACCGTATAGTCCCCTTTCAAAGCACACGTTCAACAACCCTCTCCGAGCGAGAAATGGCCCAAAAAAAAGCCCATCGCTGGCCGTCAATTTTGCTCAAGGCATCCTTACAATGCCGTAGAGCGATGATTCCTGAACTGGCCCCGGTAGTCGACTGGACTCATGTTCTGGAAGAAATCTCGGCTTCTCAAGAAGCCCTGCTGTTTTACGAAAGACAGGAGGGACAAGGTGTCGGGTCGATTTTACGGCAACGACAGCTGAATAGCCTGGCCTTGATAATTGGTCCCGAGGGCGGTTTTTGTAATAATGAAGTTCTTTTGGCGCAAAAAAAAGGGGCGAGGGTCGCGTCTCTTGGGCCGCGTATTTTTCGAACCGAAACGGCGGCAATTGTTGCCGCAACTGTTTGCCAGATGGTCTCTGGCGATCTGGATACTGATGTAAAAACGAATAATTACACCGGATAG
- a CDS encoding DNA polymerase III subunit chi → MTQVEFVKLKRPEKARHLCELAEHFFNSGNKILITVSDENQAVTLDRFMWTWHKGSFIPHAYNNGAVDCLDEPIIIELGERNPHGAEILIMGQPCSFEFMGHFRHVVDFAEVYDQDLASQARQRYASYREAGFAVAMR, encoded by the coding sequence ATGACCCAAGTCGAGTTTGTTAAGCTTAAACGACCGGAAAAGGCCAGGCACTTATGTGAGTTGGCCGAACATTTTTTTAATAGCGGGAATAAAATACTCATTACGGTAAGCGATGAAAACCAGGCTGTAACCCTGGATCGCTTCATGTGGACCTGGCACAAAGGTTCGTTTATTCCCCATGCTTATAATAATGGTGCCGTCGATTGTCTTGATGAACCTATTATTATTGAGCTCGGCGAACGTAATCCCCATGGGGCCGAAATCCTTATCATGGGACAACCCTGCAGTTTTGAATTTATGGGCCATTTTCGTCATGTGGTCGATTTTGCGGAAGTTTACGATCAGGATTTAGCCAGCCAAGCGCGCCAGAGATATGCCAGTTACAGGGAGGCCGGTTTTGCCGTGGCCATGCGTTAA
- a CDS encoding 2-oxoacid:acceptor oxidoreductase family protein → MNEDVFMAGFGGQGILLIGNLLAYAAIEAGKNASFFPAYGPEKRGGAAMCSVIVADQDIGSPVVGEPGNVLLLNQNSMEKYFPRVRSGGLCLYNSSLIDASDYQRSDINVLAIPANEIATEVGNVKLANMVMLGALLALNPMVSLESIKQALDIIIPERNKRFIPANLQALDRGYDFAKA, encoded by the coding sequence ATGAATGAAGATGTCTTTATGGCTGGCTTCGGCGGTCAGGGCATATTGCTTATTGGGAATTTGCTGGCATATGCTGCTATCGAAGCTGGAAAAAACGCTTCCTTTTTTCCAGCCTATGGCCCCGAAAAGCGGGGTGGGGCAGCTATGTGCAGTGTAATTGTCGCCGATCAAGATATCGGTTCGCCAGTGGTTGGAGAGCCAGGCAATGTCTTGCTGCTGAATCAAAACTCGATGGAAAAGTATTTTCCCAGGGTTCGTTCCGGAGGACTTTGCCTGTACAACAGTTCCTTGATTGATGCCAGCGACTATCAGCGCAGTGATATTAATGTTTTGGCTATCCCTGCCAACGAGATTGCGACTGAGGTCGGAAATGTCAAATTGGCTAATATGGTGATGCTGGGAGCGCTGCTGGCCCTCAATCCAATGGTGTCGCTCGAGAGCATTAAACAGGCTCTTGACATTATTATCCCTGAGCGAAATAAGCGTTTTATTCCTGCTAACTTGCAGGCTCTCGACCGCGGCTACGATTTTGCCAAGGCATAG
- a CDS encoding thiamine pyrophosphate-dependent enzyme — MITVFERPRSLKPVSSHFCPGCHHGTVHRLVARALDRLELQQQTIGIASVGCSVLLYEYFDIDVVESPHGRAPAVATGVKRVHPDSIVFTYQGDGDLAAIGTAEIIHAANRGENITVIFVNNTTYGMTGGQMAPTSLGGQVTTTTPYGRDLEKDGNPIRMAEMMALLDGTHFSARVAVDAPKRVAQAGRVIQKAFEMQKNGAGFTFVEVLAACPTNWGLSALDANERISQEMMPCFPLGTFKDLSASQG; from the coding sequence ATGATTACGGTATTTGAACGTCCCCGCTCCCTTAAACCAGTGTCCAGTCATTTCTGCCCCGGTTGTCATCACGGCACGGTTCACCGACTGGTAGCTAGAGCTCTTGACCGACTTGAGCTGCAACAACAGACCATCGGCATTGCATCTGTCGGTTGTAGTGTTTTGCTTTACGAATATTTTGACATCGATGTCGTTGAATCTCCCCATGGGCGTGCACCTGCCGTGGCCACAGGGGTTAAGAGAGTCCACCCCGATAGTATTGTTTTTACTTATCAGGGTGACGGAGATCTGGCGGCAATCGGTACCGCCGAGATCATCCATGCTGCCAATCGTGGGGAAAACATTACTGTTATTTTTGTTAACAACACGACCTATGGCATGACCGGCGGACAAATGGCACCAACTAGCTTGGGTGGACAGGTGACGACCACAACACCTTACGGTCGTGATCTTGAAAAAGATGGTAATCCTATCCGTATGGCAGAAATGATGGCATTGCTCGACGGCACTCATTTTTCCGCACGAGTGGCGGTTGACGCTCCAAAACGGGTTGCGCAGGCCGGCAGGGTAATTCAAAAAGCCTTCGAAATGCAGAAGAATGGTGCCGGCTTTACTTTTGTTGAGGTTTTAGCTGCTTGCCCAACCAACTGGGGGCTCTCCGCCCTTGACGCGAACGAGCGAATCAGCCAGGAAATGATGCCTTGTTTTCCCCTCGGCACCTTTAAGGATTTGAGCGCTTCTCAAGGCTAA
- a CDS encoding 3-methyl-2-oxobutanoate dehydrogenase subunit VorB gives MNKRLFVKGNEAVCIGAIAAGCRYYFGYPITPQNEIPEYMSRELPGLGGTFLQAESEVAAINMVLGASAAGARVMTSSSGPGISLKAEGLSYMAGSELPAVIVNMMRCGPGLGGIDASQADYFQAVKGGGHGGYHMIVLAPDSIQELYDLAMVAFDLADQYRMPAMILGDAMIGQMKEALIPHDYKPLGELPNKDWCVTGKRGREKGNTVKSLYLADGALEAHNWRLHGRYQDLKDQQVRCETIGIEDAELILTAFGSTARIAKTAVSMARQAGLKVGLIRPITLFPFPEQIFRQATERCNRVLCVELNNGQMVEDVRLSVDRQADVRFYGRPGGTGSLPTPEELFEQLQKHYKD, from the coding sequence TTGAATAAAAGGCTCTTTGTTAAGGGTAACGAAGCGGTCTGTATCGGCGCAATTGCCGCTGGTTGCCGTTATTACTTCGGCTATCCGATCACGCCTCAAAATGAAATTCCCGAATACATGTCCCGAGAATTACCCGGGCTAGGAGGCACATTTTTGCAGGCTGAGAGTGAAGTAGCCGCTATCAATATGGTGCTGGGCGCCTCAGCGGCCGGAGCTCGGGTGATGACCTCTTCATCGGGACCTGGCATTTCTCTTAAAGCTGAAGGCCTGTCTTATATGGCTGGCAGCGAATTGCCAGCCGTTATTGTAAATATGATGCGATGCGGACCTGGCCTTGGCGGTATCGATGCATCCCAAGCCGATTACTTTCAGGCCGTTAAGGGTGGAGGCCACGGCGGATACCACATGATTGTATTGGCTCCTGATTCAATTCAGGAATTATATGATCTTGCTATGGTCGCCTTCGATCTTGCCGATCAATATCGTATGCCGGCAATGATTCTTGGCGATGCCATGATCGGCCAAATGAAAGAAGCCCTGATTCCGCACGATTATAAACCTTTGGGCGAATTGCCGAACAAGGATTGGTGCGTAACCGGTAAGAGGGGACGCGAAAAGGGCAATACCGTCAAGTCCCTTTATTTGGCGGATGGCGCTCTTGAAGCTCACAATTGGCGGTTGCATGGTCGCTATCAGGACTTGAAGGACCAGCAGGTGCGTTGCGAAACGATCGGCATCGAAGATGCAGAATTGATTCTTACCGCATTCGGCAGTACGGCGCGTATAGCGAAGACGGCGGTTAGCATGGCACGCCAAGCCGGGCTGAAGGTTGGCCTGATTCGTCCCATCACCCTGTTTCCCTTCCCGGAACAGATTTTCCGACAAGCTACCGAACGTTGCAACCGAGTCCTTTGTGTTGAACTCAACAACGGCCAGATGGTTGAAGATGTTCGGCTGTCCGTCGATCGCCAGGCTGATGTTCGTTTTTACGGCCGGCCCGGTGGTACCGGTTCGCTGCCGACCCCGGAAGAGCTTTTCGAACAGTTGCAAAAGCACTATAAGGACTGA
- a CDS encoding indolepyruvate ferredoxin oxidoreductase subunit alpha, whose product MKKLVINEDFCKGCGLCVIACPLELITLGKKVNKQGYPLAQISDANQVKCTACSACARMCPDGAISVYQLKKD is encoded by the coding sequence TTGAAAAAACTCGTCATCAATGAAGATTTCTGCAAGGGTTGCGGTCTGTGTGTTATCGCATGTCCATTGGAGCTGATTACGCTGGGTAAAAAGGTTAATAAACAGGGATATCCCCTGGCCCAAATCAGCGATGCCAACCAGGTTAAGTGTACTGCCTGCTCGGCCTGTGCCCGGATGTGTCCCGATGGGGCGATCTCCGTCTATCAACTCAAAAAGGATTGA
- a CDS encoding tetratricopeptide repeat protein: MAKFLVLLIGAVLLLAPFNQIMGSDWLGTAIEVMPLIALALWFWKKRHGDESFELPPGSYVLLILVGWGLLQLVPLPAFLVKLLSPHTWQIYQQSVGALVTDPWMRLSLYPKGTLQAIFTLCSGMACYLLTAQLLQDRHRLKQAALWLTGIGGGVAAATIALYFIKQFISEYIEIDNNLAVFLQNDLAFLGLLLLLIGPVALATMLAFRPSSRYGTLQERVNSYWQATVQDHFLIVALSALLVPFGLALLDWRNALFYLLALGLLWALLFIKKRGRREIPYFSLILVLLVSAVSIGLYNGGDNEKSPEKLITKTDHEIARELASQYSLTGSGLGTYEKVYKRQQVQGAGHDFSTTSGPLIIRARTEIGWLSIIVLIGFFTILLWRSWPKWRRRRNKLAIYLFGGSLGGLLFFVLAVAFWELSIPVWFQYYAFALAGLVSASSQSSYQASDKDDFRPATYNRRYSLATMVAGGLVILSLLFHGGGILAKGLANSAKNADAHGGPGSLSELRLLKHAALYDPWEALYRKDLAWGLLQQGQTRRAMSHFLKALRLDPLAGLETYRMGMYMADAGQEDLAIKLMQHGLENDWSNQVLHVDFVSRFLTKGQKTAALKHVRQILAIDPPRTLEWLRFLNDKGLEVTEVAVVLAGHPQCYIDFGDYLLERDLPELAANSYSKALRILQGAESFQPDVVWRMVSFFEARQEYEKALNTVLVGTRLYPEDLAMMEVSGRLHERLGLTFKAAEIYRKILIHTPEDLELRRHLNQLEGQRH, from the coding sequence ATGGCTAAATTTCTCGTGTTGCTCATTGGCGCAGTATTGTTATTGGCGCCATTCAACCAAATTATGGGATCGGATTGGCTGGGCACAGCAATTGAGGTGATGCCGCTCATTGCCTTGGCGCTCTGGTTCTGGAAAAAACGCCATGGCGACGAATCGTTTGAGTTGCCACCGGGGTCATACGTCCTGCTGATACTGGTCGGCTGGGGGCTGCTGCAGTTGGTTCCTTTACCGGCCTTCCTGGTGAAACTCTTATCTCCCCATACCTGGCAGATCTATCAACAGAGTGTAGGTGCACTGGTAACGGATCCTTGGATGAGGTTGTCTTTATATCCCAAGGGGACCTTGCAGGCCATTTTTACACTTTGCTCCGGAATGGCCTGTTATCTTCTGACTGCTCAGTTGTTGCAAGACCGACATCGACTCAAACAGGCAGCCCTCTGGTTAACTGGAATCGGAGGTGGAGTGGCGGCTGCAACCATCGCTTTGTATTTTATAAAACAGTTCATTTCCGAATATATTGAAATAGATAACAACCTCGCTGTTTTTCTGCAAAATGATCTGGCCTTCCTCGGTCTGTTACTGTTGCTGATTGGTCCCGTAGCCCTTGCAACGATGCTGGCCTTTCGACCGTCTTCCCGCTACGGAACCCTGCAGGAAAGGGTAAACAGTTATTGGCAAGCCACGGTACAAGATCATTTCTTGATTGTTGCACTTTCAGCATTATTAGTACCCTTTGGTCTGGCTTTGTTGGATTGGCGCAATGCGCTCTTTTATTTGTTAGCCTTGGGTCTGCTCTGGGCTCTGCTGTTTATCAAAAAGAGAGGCCGCCGGGAAATCCCGTATTTCTCCTTGATTTTAGTGCTGCTCGTAAGTGCGGTGAGTATCGGCCTGTATAACGGTGGAGATAATGAAAAATCCCCAGAAAAACTAATTACAAAAACCGATCATGAAATCGCCAGGGAACTGGCTTCCCAATACTCATTGACCGGGTCGGGTTTAGGGACCTATGAAAAGGTTTATAAGCGGCAACAAGTGCAGGGAGCGGGGCATGATTTTTCAACTACTTCCGGACCTTTGATAATTCGCGCCAGAACGGAAATTGGATGGCTGTCTATTATCGTTTTAATCGGTTTCTTTACAATTTTACTCTGGCGATCGTGGCCCAAATGGCGAAGGCGTCGTAATAAACTGGCGATCTATCTATTTGGCGGCAGCTTAGGAGGTCTGTTGTTTTTCGTCCTGGCGGTAGCTTTTTGGGAGCTGTCGATTCCAGTTTGGTTTCAATATTACGCTTTTGCACTGGCTGGCCTGGTGTCAGCGTCCTCTCAATCATCCTATCAAGCATCAGACAAGGATGATTTTCGACCGGCAACCTACAACCGGCGTTATTCTCTGGCAACAATGGTCGCTGGTGGCCTGGTGATTTTGTCTTTGTTGTTTCATGGTGGCGGGATTCTGGCTAAGGGGTTGGCTAATTCTGCTAAAAACGCTGATGCTCATGGCGGACCGGGGTCTTTGTCCGAGCTGCGACTGTTGAAGCATGCTGCATTATATGATCCCTGGGAAGCGTTATATCGCAAAGATCTTGCCTGGGGCCTGTTGCAACAGGGACAAACCCGGAGAGCCATGTCCCATTTTTTAAAAGCGTTGCGACTCGATCCGCTGGCCGGTCTTGAAACCTATCGGATGGGGATGTACATGGCCGATGCCGGCCAGGAAGATCTCGCTATAAAATTGATGCAACACGGCCTGGAGAACGACTGGAGCAATCAGGTTTTGCATGTCGACTTTGTCAGCCGTTTTTTGACAAAGGGTCAAAAAACGGCTGCGCTGAAACATGTTCGACAGATCCTCGCCATAGATCCTCCACGGACCCTGGAATGGCTGAGATTTTTAAATGATAAGGGACTCGAGGTCACCGAAGTTGCAGTCGTCCTCGCAGGGCATCCTCAATGTTATATCGACTTTGGTGATTATCTGTTAGAAAGAGATCTGCCTGAACTTGCTGCGAACAGTTATTCCAAGGCATTGCGTATTCTTCAGGGCGCTGAATCTTTTCAGCCTGATGTTGTTTGGCGTATGGTGTCCTTTTTTGAAGCCAGACAAGAATATGAAAAAGCTCTTAATACTGTATTGGTTGGAACGCGTCTTTATCCCGAAGATCTAGCCATGATGGAAGTTTCCGGACGTTTGCACGAGCGTTTGGGGCTTACTTTCAAGGCAGCAGAGATATATCGCAAAATTCTTATTCACACCCCTGAGGACCTGGAACTTAGACGGCATTTGAATCAGCTTGAAGGCCAGCGGCATTGA